A DNA window from Rossellomorea marisflavi contains the following coding sequences:
- a CDS encoding TetR/AcrR family transcriptional regulator — protein sequence MTATVTKRQSIIHGALKTFAERGFAATTIPMVATEAGVGAGTIYRYFENKEVLGNHLFQENVTRFTDALRTDYPYSSSIREQFHHIFSSMISFTTCNPHALYFIKMHSSAHFLNQDSHDCFDELTKLLGQFFESGKTMMELKPLPSPVLFSIIYGAFLELQRIVETGDIQPDASLLKDVEESLWNAIQLIKPQAE from the coding sequence TTGACCGCCACTGTTACAAAACGACAAAGCATCATCCACGGGGCACTGAAAACCTTCGCAGAAAGAGGATTCGCTGCCACTACCATTCCAATGGTCGCAACAGAAGCAGGCGTGGGAGCAGGGACGATTTATCGTTATTTCGAGAATAAAGAAGTTCTCGGCAATCATCTCTTCCAAGAGAATGTCACCCGCTTCACCGATGCATTGCGGACGGATTACCCGTATTCGTCATCGATCCGGGAGCAATTTCACCATATCTTCAGCTCCATGATTTCGTTTACGACCTGTAATCCTCATGCTCTTTATTTCATCAAGATGCATAGCAGTGCCCATTTCCTGAACCAGGACAGCCATGATTGCTTTGATGAGCTCACCAAGCTTCTCGGGCAATTTTTTGAATCGGGAAAAACGATGATGGAGCTGAAGCCTCTGCCATCTCCCGTGCTATTCTCCATCATATATGGAGCATTCCTGGAGCTTCAGAGAATCGTGGAAACGGGCGATATCCAACCCGATGCTTCCCTTCTGAAAGATGTGGAAGAAAGCTTATGGAACGCCATCCAATTAATCAAACCGCAAGCGGAATGA
- a CDS encoding YhgE/Pip domain-containing protein, protein MKKSWKIFSRDGRNLVTNYVALIVIGGLMILPSLYAWFNIEASWDPYGKTDQLPVAVVNEDEGATIRDESIDVGGDLVKELKKNNDMDWHFVNREKAMDKVEYGDYFAVIVIPKDFSQKLSTVIEDKPEKAKLEYYVNEKINAIAPKITEKGAGAIVDKITSSFISTVNETIFDMFNELGLEIEGDLPDIKNFENYVFEAEERLPDIGKTLNDSLSDAEKAQGMIDDAQSMIPEASRVTNEGLETIDNTTAFLDKAEKRLDEIAPQVQKDLEQAQSTSKKINDFLQSVQTSDIDLSQGDTISNDVQKQVDSTIQNIEAIESSLQQVKEQNPPPQEGEDNQNEESQQNQEQIDQALEQLAQVKKQLQQVQTDGDKINDFLSGKQKEVDDVINGIQERSAETSSNIDAFVKEYNNNIEPAVRSEVASAKKTLSDARSILVDIQSTIPEVEKILSSTEGNLSDGEKTLKDVLGEYPYVNTKVNELADRIREIQGETDINEIIKLLKNDPKLEKSFFEEPVKMNKNSLYPIQNYGTAMTPFYTVLAIWVGGLLLISLLATDVMEGIPDLKERHIYFGKLMTFLSIGFIQTIIVTLGDIFLLGVDISSPGWFVLFGLLISAVFITIVYTFVSVFGNVGKALAIVLLVLQIAGSGGTYPTALLPEFFQMIHPFLPFSYAIDLMREAVGGIVWERVTKDILFLVLFWAIAIFLGTFLKQPLSKRTKAFMKKSKESGLFH, encoded by the coding sequence ATGAAAAAAAGCTGGAAGATATTCTCGCGGGACGGAAGAAATCTTGTTACGAACTATGTAGCCCTCATCGTCATCGGTGGTTTGATGATTCTCCCGTCCCTCTATGCATGGTTTAACATTGAAGCATCTTGGGATCCGTACGGAAAGACCGACCAGCTACCCGTAGCGGTCGTCAACGAAGATGAGGGAGCGACGATCAGGGACGAATCGATCGACGTCGGAGGAGACCTTGTCAAGGAATTGAAGAAAAACAATGATATGGACTGGCACTTTGTCAATCGTGAGAAAGCCATGGACAAAGTGGAATACGGTGACTATTTTGCTGTCATCGTCATTCCGAAGGACTTTTCTCAAAAGCTTTCGACCGTCATTGAAGATAAGCCTGAGAAAGCGAAACTTGAGTATTATGTAAATGAAAAAATCAACGCCATCGCCCCGAAGATCACGGAAAAAGGGGCAGGGGCCATTGTTGATAAAATTACAAGCTCATTCATTTCGACTGTGAATGAAACGATTTTTGATATGTTCAATGAGCTTGGACTGGAAATCGAAGGCGATCTTCCTGATATCAAAAATTTCGAGAACTATGTGTTTGAAGCAGAAGAAAGACTTCCTGACATCGGGAAGACCTTGAACGATTCACTCTCTGATGCTGAAAAGGCCCAGGGGATGATCGATGATGCCCAAAGCATGATCCCGGAAGCAAGCCGGGTGACCAATGAAGGGTTGGAAACCATCGACAACACAACAGCCTTCCTTGATAAGGCCGAAAAACGATTGGATGAAATTGCACCTCAGGTACAAAAAGACCTTGAGCAGGCTCAAAGCACATCAAAGAAAATCAATGATTTCCTTCAGAGTGTGCAGACATCCGATATCGACCTTAGTCAAGGCGACACCATTTCAAACGATGTCCAAAAACAGGTGGATTCGACCATTCAAAACATTGAGGCCATTGAGTCGAGCCTCCAGCAAGTAAAAGAACAGAACCCTCCACCACAAGAGGGGGAGGACAATCAGAACGAAGAGTCCCAGCAAAACCAGGAGCAGATTGATCAGGCTCTTGAACAGTTGGCTCAAGTGAAGAAACAACTTCAACAAGTCCAAACGGATGGGGATAAGATCAACGACTTCCTTTCTGGAAAACAGAAGGAAGTGGATGATGTCATCAACGGCATTCAAGAGCGTTCTGCTGAGACAAGTTCCAATATCGATGCGTTTGTGAAAGAATATAACAATAACATCGAACCGGCTGTCCGCTCAGAAGTGGCGAGCGCCAAAAAGACGCTGAGCGATGCTCGTTCGATCTTGGTTGATATCCAATCCACCATTCCTGAAGTTGAGAAAATCCTCTCCAGTACGGAAGGGAATCTTTCAGACGGGGAGAAAACATTGAAAGATGTGTTGGGTGAATACCCGTATGTGAACACAAAAGTGAATGAACTCGCAGACCGGATCAGAGAAATCCAGGGTGAGACAGACATCAATGAAATCATCAAGCTCCTTAAAAATGATCCGAAACTGGAGAAAAGTTTCTTTGAAGAACCGGTGAAAATGAACAAAAACAGCCTGTATCCGATTCAGAACTACGGTACGGCCATGACGCCATTCTATACGGTCCTTGCTATTTGGGTAGGAGGTCTGCTCCTCATCTCCCTTCTTGCTACCGACGTGATGGAAGGCATTCCGGACCTCAAAGAAAGGCATATTTACTTCGGTAAGCTTATGACCTTCCTGTCAATCGGGTTCATCCAGACAATCATCGTCACCCTGGGGGATATCTTCCTTCTCGGAGTAGACATCTCGTCACCAGGATGGTTCGTCTTATTCGGCCTATTGATCAGTGCGGTATTCATCACCATTGTCTACACATTTGTATCGGTGTTCGGAAACGTCGGTAAAGCACTGGCCATCGTCCTCCTTGTCCTGCAGATAGCAGGTTCGGGTGGTACGTATCCGACTGCATTGCTGCCTGAGTTCTTCCAGATGATCCATCCATTCCTGCCATTCTCCTATGCGATCGACCTTATGAGAGAAGCGGTAGGCGGAATCGTCTGGGAGCGTGTCACAAAGGATATCCTGTTCCTAGTCCTATTCTGGGCCATCGCGATCTTCCTGGGCACGTTCCTGAAACAACCGCTGAGCAAACGAACCAAAGCCTTCATGAAAAAATCCAAGGAATCCGGATTGTTCCATTAA
- a CDS encoding sensor histidine kinase, with product MTKPFIHRGIIIVLGFIHLHGILTGYHWIVSYLLPAFLVMGVMYAISRKTPLHSMGNRWDGMFYLLQLFLIIPSLMGTALITGILLLLVFIGLEWLRTDLSVKLSIMMIEKQHFETERLHLNETFRIVRSERHDFLKHVSALHFMLDHDQHSEAKMYLNDLVDGYEETNLSIKGERGSIAGILHQMYRDATKAGLSMVYDTDLPLSTMPMTDKKLVMLLGNLLSNSIDAAAEWQEETGEKGTITMQFSKRSGLYILKVVNPSLKIPGPVLDKLYQTHGITTKSGEHQGLGSAMIMEIVNEYGGYLDFIHKDQHFEVKLKFPAIH from the coding sequence TTGACAAAACCATTCATTCACCGGGGTATCATCATCGTCTTGGGATTCATCCATCTCCACGGGATCCTCACGGGCTACCACTGGATCGTTTCTTATCTATTACCTGCGTTCTTGGTCATGGGGGTGATGTACGCCATCTCCCGCAAAACCCCTCTCCATTCAATGGGTAACCGCTGGGATGGGATGTTCTATCTCCTGCAGCTTTTCCTGATTATCCCTTCTCTCATGGGGACGGCCTTGATCACAGGAATTCTCCTTCTACTTGTCTTTATAGGATTGGAGTGGCTTCGCACGGATTTATCAGTAAAGCTTTCCATCATGATGATCGAGAAACAACACTTTGAAACAGAAAGACTACATTTGAATGAGACGTTCCGGATCGTCAGGAGCGAGCGGCATGATTTCCTGAAGCATGTCTCAGCCCTCCACTTCATGCTCGACCACGACCAGCATTCCGAAGCAAAGATGTACCTGAATGACCTAGTGGACGGATATGAAGAAACCAACCTCTCCATCAAGGGAGAACGCGGGAGCATCGCGGGCATCCTCCATCAGATGTATCGTGATGCCACCAAGGCAGGGCTCAGCATGGTGTATGATACGGACCTCCCTCTTTCTACGATGCCGATGACGGATAAAAAGCTGGTGATGCTCTTAGGGAACCTCCTCTCCAATAGCATCGATGCCGCAGCTGAATGGCAGGAGGAAACCGGTGAAAAAGGAACCATCACCATGCAATTTTCCAAACGGAGTGGCCTTTATATCTTGAAGGTCGTCAATCCTAGCCTCAAGATTCCAGGGCCGGTCCTGGATAAGCTGTATCAAACCCACGGGATCACCACGAAATCCGGAGAGCACCAGGGATTAGGGTCCGCCATGATCATGGAAATTGTGAATGAGTACGGAGGCTACCTTGATTTCATCCACAAAGATCAGCACTTCGAAGTAAAGCTTAAATTCCCCGCCATCCACTAA
- a CDS encoding LytR/AlgR family response regulator transcription factor, with protein MKIGLVDDRVIDLDKLQVIVSGVEGADIVFSTTSAEEAYEQIKKETVDLLICDIEMPHLSGYELADIIHSHALSIAVIFVTANSGYAVHAFELNVHDYIMKPYSKERLQQSVQRLMEKSKSAEMTGRLYLKQKNNIHIVQKKDIIFIERSGRSTTIYTRNEQIKTYLTLNELEGELRERDFIRSHRSFIINIHYVKNFSLYAKNSYVITFEGIEEQAMITKEKVDFLQEHYF; from the coding sequence ATGAAAATTGGACTTGTTGACGATCGGGTCATCGATCTTGATAAACTTCAGGTCATCGTATCAGGTGTGGAGGGTGCAGACATCGTCTTCTCCACCACGTCGGCCGAAGAAGCCTATGAACAAATAAAAAAAGAAACGGTGGATCTACTGATCTGCGATATTGAAATGCCTCATCTATCAGGCTATGAACTTGCGGATATCATCCACTCCCATGCCCTTAGCATTGCCGTCATCTTCGTAACGGCCAACAGCGGATATGCCGTCCACGCCTTCGAACTGAATGTGCACGACTACATCATGAAACCCTATTCCAAGGAGCGCCTTCAGCAATCGGTACAGCGGCTCATGGAAAAGTCCAAATCCGCCGAGATGACGGGCAGGCTGTACTTGAAACAAAAGAACAACATCCATATTGTCCAGAAGAAGGACATCATCTTCATCGAGCGTTCCGGACGTTCCACCACCATATACACAAGGAACGAACAGATCAAAACGTATCTCACCCTCAATGAACTGGAAGGAGAATTAAGGGAGCGCGATTTTATCCGGTCTCACCGATCCTTCATCATCAACATCCATTACGTGAAGAACTTTTCGTTGTATGCGAAGAATTCATATGTGATCACTTTTGAAGGCATTGAAGAACAGGCCATGATCACCAAGGAAAAAGTCGACTTCCTGCAAGAGCATTATTTTTAA
- a CDS encoding MerR family transcriptional regulator: protein MEYTIKKLSDLAGVSTRTLRYYDEIGLLTPSRINSSGYRIYGRVEVDRLQQIMFYREMGMELEGIKLILDDPDFDSVGALKEHRSRLVEKKERLLMLIRNVDQTLEDKGGGATMSDREKFEGFKKRLVDINEKEYGKEIREKYGDESIDASNQQLLSMDKETYEETKHLEEQMIALLKIAHEKGDATGEEAQEAAQLHKEWITRQWGHYNREAHKGLVQMYVDDERFRSYYDKYQNGMAEFLRDAVGHYMKNEGK, encoded by the coding sequence ATGGAATACACAATAAAGAAGCTGAGTGATTTGGCGGGAGTCAGTACGCGGACACTGAGGTACTATGATGAAATCGGGTTGCTGACACCGTCCAGGATCAATTCATCCGGCTACCGGATCTATGGACGTGTGGAGGTCGACCGCCTTCAGCAGATCATGTTTTATCGGGAAATGGGTATGGAGCTTGAAGGGATCAAGCTCATATTGGATGATCCAGACTTTGATTCAGTGGGAGCGCTGAAAGAGCATCGGAGCCGGCTAGTCGAGAAAAAGGAACGCTTGCTGATGTTGATCCGAAATGTCGATCAGACGTTGGAAGATAAGGGAGGAGGAGCCACAATGAGTGATCGGGAAAAGTTTGAAGGGTTCAAGAAAAGGCTCGTCGATATAAACGAGAAGGAATACGGGAAAGAGATCCGGGAGAAATATGGAGACGAGTCGATAGATGCATCGAATCAGCAGCTCCTGAGCATGGACAAGGAAACATATGAAGAAACCAAGCACCTGGAAGAACAAATGATAGCCTTGCTAAAAATAGCGCATGAAAAGGGCGATGCAACTGGTGAGGAGGCACAGGAAGCTGCGCAGCTCCACAAAGAATGGATCACCCGCCAGTGGGGTCATTATAATAGGGAAGCCCATAAAGGCCTTGTACAGATGTATGTGGACGATGAACGTTTCAGGTCATACTACGATAAGTACCAGAATGGTATGGCAGAATTTCTTCGCGATGCGGTGGGTCATTATATGAAGAATGAGGGGAAGTAA
- a CDS encoding bifunctional cytochrome P450/NADPH--P450 reductase, translating to MTQTTSYPLARTYGPLGSMPLIDREKPVQSFIKLAQELGPIYQFQFPGHKSTFVSGAEFAKAICNEKQFDKKVGPALQKVRAFGGDGLFTSETTEVNWKKAHNILLPSFSQQAMKGYHAKMVDIASQLIQKWARLNPGEAVDIPEDMTRLTLDTIGLCGFNFRFNSFYREDSHPFVDSMVRALDEAMNQNQRLGIQDKLMIKNKRQFKEDIEYMFSIVDNLIAERKENGDQGEDDLLSHMLKGVDPETGEALSDENIRFQIITFLIAGHETTSGLLSFTLYYLMKHPEVLKKAQKEVESVVGDGIPDYKQVKQLKYVRMILNESLRLWPTAPAFTLYAKEDTSLPGGYSVAAGDEFTILSPQLHRDASVWGDDVESFIPERFENPSEVPHHAFKPFGNGQRACIGQQFAMHEAVLVLGMVIQHFDFIEDADYKLSIKEALTLKPDGLTMQVKPRKGAVSLAAAPATATDEKKEDDSQVIDSHGTPLLVLYGSNMGTAEGIAMELAEKGRRFGFDVETAPLNEYSNGLPHQGAILIASASYNGNAPDNADEFVSWLETSPAIGDVHFSVFGCGDKNWANTYQRIPFLIDEKLAEGGGIRLTSPGFGDASDDFEGQYDAWKEDIWPALADAFDLDLPSEQTADTSIELEYVSHVSHTPIARAHHAFTAVISENRELLHKDSGRSTRHIEVSLPEGISYREGDHIGVLPENPPELIERVLERFALNGDDYVQLNAESGTTSHLPSGMPVKISELLANHVEMQEPATRAQIRAVAATTVCPPHVVELEALLEDSTYRDEVLTKRVTMLELVEAYMACEIPFGQFLSLLPALKPRYYSISSAPSHQEGKASLTVSVVRGAAWSGKGEYAGIASNYLANRTSGDKIACFIHTPQSNFQLPEQSEAPIVMVGPGTGIAPFRGFIQERRHRKENGETLGQAHLYFGCRNPQHDFLYEDELRKAEKEGLVTLHTAFSRCPGEDKRYVQHALADNADVILPLLKESGHLYICGDGSKMAPDVETTLQQHYQTLYHTTQQEAIDWLQTLEKEGRYGKDVWAGA from the coding sequence ATGACTCAAACAACCAGTTATCCTCTCGCACGAACCTATGGACCACTCGGCAGCATGCCGCTCATCGACCGTGAAAAGCCGGTCCAGTCATTTATCAAACTCGCACAGGAACTCGGTCCGATCTATCAATTCCAATTCCCGGGACACAAGAGCACATTTGTATCGGGAGCCGAATTCGCCAAAGCCATTTGTAATGAAAAACAATTCGATAAAAAAGTCGGCCCCGCCCTTCAAAAAGTGCGCGCATTCGGTGGTGATGGACTGTTCACAAGCGAAACGACAGAGGTGAACTGGAAAAAGGCCCATAACATCCTCCTACCCAGTTTCAGCCAGCAGGCCATGAAAGGCTATCATGCCAAAATGGTCGACATCGCGTCCCAACTCATCCAGAAATGGGCGCGCTTGAATCCGGGGGAGGCTGTTGATATTCCAGAGGATATGACCCGCCTGACCCTTGATACGATCGGACTGTGCGGCTTCAACTTCCGCTTTAACAGTTTTTACCGTGAAGATTCACATCCATTCGTCGATTCCATGGTGCGCGCACTGGATGAAGCAATGAATCAGAATCAGCGTCTCGGCATCCAGGATAAACTGATGATCAAGAATAAACGTCAGTTCAAGGAAGATATCGAGTATATGTTCTCCATAGTCGACAACCTGATCGCAGAACGGAAGGAGAACGGAGATCAAGGAGAAGACGATCTTCTTTCTCATATGCTGAAAGGTGTCGATCCAGAGACAGGTGAAGCACTCAGTGACGAGAACATCCGCTTCCAGATCATCACCTTCCTGATTGCAGGGCATGAAACAACCAGCGGACTGCTCTCCTTCACTCTGTACTATCTGATGAAGCATCCAGAGGTGCTAAAGAAAGCCCAGAAGGAAGTAGAAAGCGTCGTAGGCGATGGGATACCAGATTACAAACAGGTGAAACAACTGAAGTACGTAAGGATGATCCTGAACGAATCTCTCAGGTTATGGCCGACCGCTCCAGCCTTCACACTTTATGCGAAGGAAGATACATCCCTTCCAGGCGGGTATTCCGTAGCCGCAGGGGATGAGTTCACGATCCTGTCCCCACAACTTCATCGCGACGCCTCCGTATGGGGCGACGACGTGGAATCCTTCATCCCAGAACGATTCGAGAATCCTTCCGAGGTGCCGCATCATGCGTTCAAGCCGTTCGGAAACGGACAGCGCGCGTGCATCGGGCAACAATTCGCCATGCACGAGGCCGTATTGGTACTCGGTATGGTCATCCAGCACTTCGATTTCATCGAGGACGCAGACTATAAGCTTTCCATCAAGGAAGCATTGACCCTGAAGCCTGATGGGCTGACCATGCAAGTGAAGCCTCGCAAAGGAGCCGTGTCCTTGGCTGCAGCACCCGCCACAGCTACAGATGAGAAAAAGGAAGACGACTCACAAGTGATCGACTCACACGGTACTCCCCTTCTTGTCCTGTATGGATCGAATATGGGAACGGCCGAAGGAATTGCCATGGAGCTTGCCGAGAAAGGCCGCCGCTTCGGATTCGATGTAGAGACTGCTCCGCTTAATGAATACAGCAACGGCCTCCCTCACCAAGGTGCCATACTCATCGCATCTGCCTCATATAACGGGAATGCCCCGGATAATGCAGACGAATTCGTTTCTTGGCTGGAAACCTCACCTGCCATCGGAGATGTACACTTTTCCGTATTCGGGTGCGGGGATAAAAACTGGGCCAATACGTATCAGCGCATCCCATTCCTGATCGATGAGAAACTTGCAGAAGGCGGTGGGATCAGACTGACCAGCCCTGGATTCGGAGACGCAAGTGATGACTTCGAAGGTCAGTATGATGCGTGGAAAGAAGACATTTGGCCGGCTCTAGCCGATGCATTCGACCTTGATCTCCCAAGTGAGCAAACAGCGGATACAAGCATCGAGCTTGAATATGTGAGCCACGTAAGTCACACGCCGATCGCCCGTGCCCACCATGCATTCACTGCCGTAATCAGCGAAAATCGCGAGTTGCTTCATAAAGATAGCGGCCGAAGCACACGTCATATCGAAGTCAGTCTCCCAGAAGGAATCAGCTATCGTGAAGGAGACCATATCGGAGTCCTTCCGGAAAATCCACCTGAATTGATCGAACGGGTCCTTGAACGATTTGCGTTAAACGGGGATGATTATGTTCAGCTGAATGCCGAGAGCGGAACAACCTCCCATCTTCCATCAGGCATGCCAGTGAAGATCTCCGAGTTGCTTGCCAACCATGTGGAAATGCAAGAACCTGCAACACGCGCACAAATCCGTGCAGTTGCTGCCACAACGGTTTGTCCTCCCCATGTTGTGGAACTGGAGGCATTACTCGAAGATTCAACTTACAGGGATGAAGTATTGACAAAACGCGTCACCATGCTAGAACTCGTGGAAGCCTACATGGCATGCGAAATTCCATTCGGACAATTCTTGTCACTACTGCCTGCATTGAAACCGAGATACTACTCGATTTCAAGTGCTCCATCCCATCAGGAAGGAAAAGCGAGTCTCACTGTCAGCGTCGTCCGCGGTGCCGCATGGAGTGGAAAAGGGGAGTACGCTGGAATTGCGTCCAACTACCTTGCCAATCGAACTTCAGGTGACAAAATCGCCTGCTTCATCCATACACCACAATCGAACTTCCAGCTTCCAGAGCAAAGCGAAGCACCGATCGTCATGGTGGGACCAGGAACGGGCATCGCCCCATTCCGAGGATTCATCCAGGAAAGACGCCATCGCAAGGAAAACGGAGAAACATTGGGTCAGGCACACCTCTACTTCGGATGCCGCAACCCGCAGCATGATTTCCTTTACGAAGACGAACTGCGTAAAGCCGAAAAAGAAGGCCTCGTCACCCTTCACACTGCCTTCTCCCGATGCCCGGGTGAAGACAAACGCTACGTCCAGCATGCACTCGCCGACAATGCCGACGTCATCCTCCCACTGCTGAAAGAAAGTGGACACCTTTACATCTGCGGAGACGGAAGCAAGATGGCACCCGACGTGGAAACCACCCTGCAACAGCACTACCAAACGTTGTACCACACCACCCAGCAAGAAGCCATCGACTGGCTTCAAACCCTCGAAAAAGAAGGACGCTACGGCAAAGACGTCTGGGCAGGTGCGTAA
- a CDS encoding cold-shock protein — MQEGTVKWFNAEKGFGFIEVDGGEDVFVHFSAIQGDGFKTLDEGQKVTFEVEEGQRGLQAANVVKA, encoded by the coding sequence ATGCAAGAAGGTACAGTAAAATGGTTCAACGCAGAAAAAGGTTTCGGTTTCATCGAAGTTGACGGTGGAGAAGATGTATTCGTACATTTCTCAGCTATCCAAGGCGACGGCTTCAAAACACTTGACGAAGGTCAAAAAGTGACTTTCGAAGTTGAAGAAGGCCAACGTGGACTTCAAGCTGCTAACGTTGTAAAAGCATAA